The genomic interval GGCGTAGTCGTCGTTGCCCTTGAACGTCTCGTGGAGGTCCTCGGCGACCGGCCAGGCGTCGATGTGTTCGTGTTTGTCCTTGCCGGCGACGGGACAGCCGACGATGTTGCGCCAGGAGTCACCACAGGCCTGCTGAGTCGAGAGCCCGACGGCTTCGAGCTTCTCGAAGATCTCCGGGATGTCCTCCAGTTTGATCCAGTGCAGCTGGATCGACTGCCGGGTCGTCCAGTCACAGTAGGCCTCGCCGAACTCGGGGTTGTCGGCCGGCCCGGTCGCGTAGTCGCGGGCGATCTCGCCGATGACCTCCAGTTGTCCGGGTTCGATGACGCCGTTCGGTGTCCCGATACGCATCATGAAATACGACTCCTGGCCCGAGCGCTGGTGGTACAGCCCCCACCACTTGAACCGCTCGAACCACGCGTCGTGTTCGTCTTCCGGGATGGCCTCCCACCCTTCCTCCGCGAACTCCATGAGGTGCTCGCGGATCTCGTTACCGTAGATCTCGTCCTTCCAGTTCTCTACCTTGCTCGGCATGGCTGGTTGTGTACCGTCCTAGAGTGCCAGCCTTATACGCCCCGTCTTGCCGTCAACCGTCTCCCCCACTCGGTGAAACAGGATCTTATTGCTTATTCTCGCTCGCGGGCATTTCGGGTGTGTTTCGCCGGGAAATGCACGCTATCGTGGACGACACCGTAGAACTCGCCCGAATCGGGATCGACGACGCGGCCGACGACGAGCCAGTCCGTGACGCCGCTCGCGCCACACGCGATACACTGTCCGGCGATCCGAGCCTCGATGTTCGGGTGGTCGACGCCGACTTTCACGAACCCCTCGGCGAGGAAATCGGTCGTCTCACACCCACAGAAGTCACTTTCCGCCAGCAGCCACAGGTCCGAGACGTTCACTTCCCGGGAGTCGTTCACCGAGATCCAGGCCCCGTCGTCGAGCTGGTGAACGTCGGTCGTCATTACATCTCATTAGATCGGGGTCGTACCTGAGGGCATCGGCGTTCGCAAGTTTCACCGGCATCGGATCGATCCCCGTCCCGTCTGTCGGTACGTGTGGATCGACCACATGCACTACCGGGACGGGTGTGCCGTCGGAGGAAGCGGATATTTTTGCCCCCAGACCGCAGCCAGGGAAGGGATTACAGGGGAGAGCGGGTTTATGAGAGTGGCTGTTCTATACGTCGATAGCGACACGGGTGGATGGCCCGACCGGTCATCGCCCGCTCACAACGATGACGAACGCAAACCAAACGACCGACGAGGCCGACGCCGAGCGAGAAGTCGAAGAACCGACGACTGACCACCTCGACGATGTCGAGGACGGATGCGGGTGCACCGAGATCTGGGAGCACATGAGCGAACAGCGCGAAGCGGCAGCCGGCGACGACTGACCCCTACGAGATACTTTTGTGGCCCCGGGCCGAACTGGAGGACGATGCCAGAGCGGTCCGATCAACCGTCGACAGACCGGGAGTCTCCCGTCGGGAAGCCAGTCATCCGCGGCGACCCGCAGTTCACCGGTCAACACGCCCACGAGGCCGTCGAGTTCGATCCCGACGACCCGGAGAGCCTCGAACTCGCGGCCGATGTCGTCGGGCGGTTCGCACAGAACACCGCCGGTGCCGCCGACAACGTCTACATCCTCCGTGGCGCCGCCGCCTGTGCGGCGCTTGTCCGTGGCGAGGGGTCGTACAAGGCCGCCGCCGAGCGCGCGGGCGACGGCGCGACGGTCTCGTTCATCCGGAAGTGGTCCCGGGTCCACGACCTCCCGCGGTCGGTCCGCGTCCAGGTCGCGAAAGGGAAGATCGCGCCGACGGCGGCGAAACACATCGCGCGAGTCTCCGGCGAGGCCCGCCTGCTGCTTGCCTGGGCCGCGCTCGACCACGACCTGACCGTGCGTCAGATCCGGACGGTCGCCAGCACGGTCAACGAGGGCGCGTCCGTCGCCGACGCGCTCGCCGCCGAGGGATACGCGCTCGGGCAGATGACCGTCGACATCGATGTCGACGCGTACTGCAAACTCCGGCGACAGGCCGCCCTCGACGCGACCGATCCGGGCGCCCTCGCAAGCGAGGCGATCGAGTCACTGCTCGACGGCGGACCGTAAGCCCTTAGCCGACGCTCCCCCCAGGTTGGTTCGAGGGCCGGTAGCTCAGTTAGGCAGAGCGTCTGGCTTTTAACCAGATGGTCGGGGGTTCAACTCCCTCCCGGCCCGTGCAGCGAACCGATGAGCACCAGGAATCGGTGAGCGAACCGGCAGGAAGGAGTTGAAACAGGAAAGTCGTCGGGTCGAGCGGAGCGAGACCGTCGTCTTTCCGTGGTTCAACTCCCTCCCGGCCCGTGGCATTTTGCCGCGAGCAGCAAGTGCGCTATGGAGAGAGGTGAACCCTGGACGGCACGCGCAGCGAAGCGAACACGGCTGGCTCCGGTGCAACTCTCTCCGGCCCGCTTCGGCGACGAACGGAACAGTCGACCGCCCCGACCGACGGCCGAACCGAGACCGGACCATTTAGGACCCACACTGTCCAGTACCAGAACATGAACGCGCTTCAGGATACCTTCGACAGCCCGCTCAAGCCACTCGGCGCCGCGGTGGGTGCCTTTCTCGTCCTCGCCGCGCTCGGGACGATCATCGGCGCACCGTGGGCGACGGCACAGACGCTGCTCGTCGCGATCGTCCAGATCGTCGGCGCGCTCCTGATGGCCGGCATCGGTGCCGGAATCCTCTACGTGAGCTTCGCCGTCGAAGAATAGCGGCGTTTCTGCGGGTCGATACCGAGGCAGTCGCGGCCGTCGGATCAGCCCCGGACCGGGAGGTAGGCCATTCCGAGGACGAGCACGGCCCCGATACCCGAGAGGATCGAGATGCCCCAGAGGCCGTTCGTGCGCTCGTGGAAGTAGTCCTGCCGTGCGAGGTCCTCCTCGTAGGCGTCGTACTGGTCGATCGGCACTAACTGAACCGTGCTCTGATCCGGGAAGTGTGCGAAGTACCGCCCGTCGTCAAGCGTGACGTTGCCGCCTTCGCTGAGTTCGACCGAGCGGTCCTCGGGAGCGATCCACTCGAGGGTCGCCGTGCCGGATTCGACGGTCGCGACGGTCGTCTGCTGGGTCCCGCTGTCGGTCGTGTAGGGGTAGGTGTCGCCGGTCTGGAACTCGGCGGTGTCGGGTTCCGGCAGCCACTCCGCCAGCGGGCGGAGCGTGCTGTTGTTCCGATAGACGACGTAGTTGGTGCCGTTCTGGGTCGCCAGGCTGTCCTCGACTGCGGGGTCCTCACTGAGCAGTTGCGTGACGTTGAACGCCTCGCGCAGCGTGACCGTCCCGGATTCGTTGTCCGTCAGGACGAGGTACGACTCGTTCTGGTAGGTCGTCGTCGACCCGTTCTCTAACGTCGCTGTGTACCTGTTCGATTGGTTCGTCCACGCGAGGTCGGCGACCATCGATCCGCCGCCACCGCCGTGGCCGCCACCGCCGCCACCGGACATGTGGATGTTCGAGGCGGAGTAGGTCGTCTCGCCGGCAGTGAACGTACTGCCGTTTGTCAGTTCGGCCTCTGCATCGAGTGCCACCTCCGGCCGCTGGCTCTCCGCGACGCCAATGTACGCGTACGCCGCGACACTGACGACGAGGAAGAACACGAAGTATGCCGCCGCGGCTCGTCGTTGCATGTTCGGACGGTGAGACTGCGTGCCGTTTAACGATTACTTTTCTGTTGCCCGTCGACCCCGCAGAGACCGGCCGACGCCGTCTCGTCGGCCCGCGTCCCCGACGGCGGGCGCGCGTGCCCGCCACGGCCGGGAACCAGTCATTATTTGCGACTCCTTCCCGAAGAGTGCGTAAATGGCGACTGAGGACGACCTGCCGGAGATTCCGGTCATCTGTGCGGAGTGCAACACCCGAACCCGGATCGCGTTCGAGGATGTCGAGGAGTCCGTCCGGAGCCACAACGAGCAGTTCCACGACGGCGAGTCCGTTGCACAGGTCGATCCCGACGTGCTCGATCACCTCGTCGACCGCGTCGCCGACGACCTCGATCTGCTGGGCTGAGCGCGAACGACGCCCGACGGGTGGGTTTATCCCGAACCCCGACGTATCAGTTGCCATATGCCAGAGGAAGTGCTGTTCAAATCCGAGCGGAGCCAGTCGCGGTCGGAGATCGCCACCCTCCTGCGGACCGTCGCGGACAACCTCGACGCGGGCGAGAGCATAACGCTCCGAGCCGGCGGCGAGGAAGTGACGATGGATCCGCCGGCCAGTCCGACCTTCGAGGTCAAAGCCGAACGAGAGGGACCGGTCGACGGCCCCGGCGAACTGAGCGTCGAGTTCGAACTGGAGTGGGACGAGGACGGTGGCGACGGCGACAGCGGCTCGCTTGAAATCGAGTAGCTACCCGAACGAGACGGCGACGTGATCGACCGAGACGAACAGTCGCTGGGTGCGGAGCGTGCAGGTCACGGTCGAACCGGTTCGTGAGCACGTCGTCGCGGTACGGTCCGCCAGCCAGTCTTCCCACGCCGCGGCGCGTGGCGAGGTCACCGAGACAGTCACGTCGTAGGTGGACCGGTTCGCCCGAACGAGTTCGCGGTCGGTTCGGACGGTCCGGACAAGGGTGGACGAGCCACCGACCGCCGTCCGGTCGGTGTGGGTCGTCGAGAGCAACGGCAACAGCACGGTCTCGTTGGTCAGGACGAACGCCGGCTCCCGAAAGAGGACGGCCCCGTCACGCTCGGCGCGGACGAGCGCGCCGCTGGAGTAGCCGACCTGGCTGTCCCCGAGACTGTAGACCAGCGGCTCGTACGTCTCGGTGTGGCTGAAGCTTCGGCTGGCGTTGCCCACGGCCGTCCCCGAGACGGCGATCTCGACGGTGTCGCCGATCGCGAGCGTCCCGCCGCCGAGTCGCATCTGTGTCGCCCGACTGGGTGCGCCCGCGGCGACGGCGTCGGCGTTGTCCGCCAGGACCGCGAACGAGCGCTGCGTGTTCGACAGCTGCTGGTGGGACCGAACGTCTTCCAGTCCGGCCACGCCGCCGGCCGCGACGACCGTCAGCGTCAGGAGGACGATCCCGAACACCGTCGCGAAGCCGACGGCCTCGCTCTGGCCGCGGTCAGCCATCGGTCACCTCCAGGCGGTCGGTCGCGCCGTCGTAGACGACGCGGAGGTCACCACCGCCGACGGTAGTCGGACGGACTCGGACCCGGCTCCGCAGTCGGACGGTCGCCGACACGTCGGCCGCCGGGGCGCGGAGGACGAGCACGTACTGTTCGGGCGCGGTCCGGGAGATGGCGACGGCGTAGTCGGTCCCGGAGACCCGGGCGGGGAGGGCGACGCCCACTCGGACGGTGCGGGCGTCGCCGGTCAGCGCCAGCCGTTCGGCCGTCCCGAGTTCCGTCGCGAGTCGGTTGCCGACCACCGAGAGCTCCGTCCGGACGGCCCCATCGCGGCGCTCCTCGGCGAAGCCGCTCATCCCGACGAACAGACCGCTGACCAGGAGCGCGACGACGGCGAGCGCCAACACGTAGTTCAGCGCCGTCGAGACGCCCCGGTCAGCCATCGAGCCCACCCCGGAGCACGCGCGTGTCGGTCTCGTACGTCAGATCGGCGGTCCGGTACCGGACCCGGACGGTCACCGCGGCGACGCCGGGCCGGGCGTACGGCGCGTCGTCGTTGTCGAAGGCGGTGCCCGCGGGGACGATCCCTTCGACGACGAGACGGTAGCTTCCACGGGCGCGGTCGCCACGGCGGTGGGTGATCGTGTAGGGACCGTCGAGCGCGGCCGTGACATCGAGCGCCGGGCAGGCGGTGCCCGCGAGCGTCCCGTTCGTGAGGTCGATCGTCGCCGTCGACGCGGCGACCGAACAGGTCGTCGTCGCGCCGTTCGGGTCGACGATCTCCACCGCGATGTCGGTCCCGCTCGGCGAGGTCGCGGCGAACAGCCGCCAGGTGTCGGTGCCGTTGTCGACGACGACCGCGAAACAGTCCCCGGTCGCCCGACAGTCGGTTCCGGGAGGGACGGCCGTGAGGCTGCTCCGGGAGACGGTGTAGCGCTGTCGGTAGATCGCCGGGACCGACGCGGCGACCGTCCAGTTGGCCGCGCCGCTCCGGTCGGTCAGCGCCCGGGTCGGATCGTCCTGTCCGATCCGGGTTTCGTTGGTCGTCGCGGACAGGGTCGCGTTCGTCGCCGCGCCCTCCAGCGCGTACTGTTTCCCGGCCAGCGCGTCCCACTGTGTCACCCCGGTACTGAGGTTGCGGGTGAGCGTGGCGTGGGACGCGTGGGACCGGTCGTTCACCGTCGCGATGAGGCCGCGTGTCCCCGTGACTGCGCCGTGGTGGTACCGCGTCGCCGCCCGCTCGTCGCTCCCGACCCCGTCGGTGGTCGCCAGCGTCCCCGTGTAGACGACAGAGTTGACTACCAGCGCGAGCGCGACGAGGACGATCGCCAGCCCGAACGCGGCCGCCAGGAGGAGCTGGCCGCGGTCGGCTACACGCGCCACGCGACCACCTCCACGCGGACGACGTTGTAGACGTGACTCGACGGCGAAGCGTCGGGCGCGTAGAACGACGTGTTCCCGAGCGTGTCGTCGGTCGCCGTCCCGTTGGCAAACAGGAGCGGGTCGTCGTCGTAGAGCGTGACCGTCACCGCGGCTCGGACGGCGTCGTCGGTCGGTGTCCCCGACCGGACCAGCGGGCGTTCCCGGATCACCCCGTCGGCGTCGACGTAGGCGATCCCGACGTTGTACGCGGCGTTCCGGTCGCCGAGCCGGCGCTCCAGCAACGCACCGAAGGCCGTCGGGGGCGCCGCAGCGACGTAGTAGCCCTCGATAGCGGCCGCGCCGTGGAACCCGCTTGGGGCGTCACCCCAGTACCGAAGCGTCGGCGATATCGTCCCGTTGGCGGCCGCGGCGTCGAGCGTTCCGGTGGCGACACCCGAGAGCTGCGTGCTGACCTGCGGGCTGGCCGTACTCGTCCCGAGCGCGGTGACGCCGGCGACCTGAAAGGTAAACAGGAGCCCCCCGAGGACGATCAGGGACGCGATGACCGCCTCCAGCGTGAACGCCTGAGCACGCGGCGTCGTCACCAGACCGTCACCTCCAGCACCGCGTCCGTCCCGCCGACCGCGACCGCCCGTCGGGTCGTCGTGAGCGAGCGGTCCGCCGGCGGTGCCGGCCCGACCCGAAGCGGATCGGTGCCACACGGGCCGACGGCCCCACCGTTCCCACAGAGGACCTCCAGCGTGGCGTCCCCGGAGACGTTGCGCTGGAGCGAGAGGTTGAGCCGGTGCCGCGGACCGACCCCGACCTGCTCGGTCAGCGGCGCCGTCGTGTCGAACGGACAGCCGGCGGCCCCGCTCTGTGCGAAAAACGCCACCGTGCAGTCCTCGTCGAGGACGGACGGTGCGTCGCCCGCCAGGAGGTTGTCCGCGACACCACCGGCGACTCGCTGGGCGACCGCGGGGTGGGCTTGCTCCTGGTACGGCGCGGTCACCTGCGGGACGAACGCCACGACGAACGCGACGGTCAGCAGGAACAGCCCGACGGCGACGGCGAAATCGAGCATCGTCTGGCCACGCCCCCTGTCGATCATCCCACCATCACCCAGACGGTGAGTGCGAGACTCAACAGCCCGACGACGTACTTGACCCCCGAGAGGACACTCGCGTCCCGGATGTACCCACAGATCAGCCCCGAGAGGATCGCCTGGATGGTCACGGCGTGGAAGAACAGCAGTGAGAGTTCGCCCAGGTCGATCGCGCCGCCGAAGCCGGTCTGACTGGCCGCGCCCCCGGTCTGTTCGGTGAGCTTCGCCATGACATCGATGAACTGGGTCTTGAGGATCGCCATCACGCCAAGCAGCGTCAGGAACGTCATCAGGATGACCGCCACCTGCATCCGGGAGCGGGACTTGCGCTCGCGAGCGATGTCGTCCTGGGCCTCGGTTGCCTGTGCCGCCGTCGAGAGGACCGTCGAGATCTCGTTGGAGGTTTCGTAGGCCTTCGAGACGAGCGTGACCGTCCGTGCCAGCCGGGGAATGTGGTACTTGTTGTTGAAGACGATCAGCGAGTCGGTCAGGTCCATCCCGTAGCGGCTCTTGGCGTAGATGGTGCCAAACTCCGCCGCAAGCCGGTCCGACGAGGTCTCCGCGACCATCCGGATCGATTCGGTGAGCGTCAGTCCGGTCGCGTTCGCGCTGGCGAGTTTCCGCAGGTTCTCCGAGAGGTTCGTCAACACCGCCCGGCGGGAGCGGACGTTCCACTCCCGGAACACGGCGAGCGGGAGGCAGGTCACGAACAGCGGGACGTAGGCGTAGTTGACCGTCGACCACACCGGCTGGTCGACCATCCCGGCCCAGGTCACCGGGACCATGCCGGTCAGGATCGCGAACCCGAGATACGCCAGCGCGACCGGCCCCGTCACCCACAGCGTGTACACCGGGTTCTCCCGGAAGAAGTGGTGTGGCCCCGAGAGCAGCTTCACCGTCTCGTGGATCTCCTGGTGGTGTTTGATCCGATCGAAGACGCGGTAGCGCCCGGTGAACTTCCGGATCAGCCCCAGTTTGAGCGGCGTCGCGGAGTCGTTCTCGACCCAGGTCGAGCCGCGGTCGGGTTCGAGGTAGCCGCTGCCGACGGCGTCCTGTTTCACCGTCGAGACCAGGACGAGAAAGCCCACGCCCGTCAGCGGGATGAGCAGGTAGACCGTCCCGAACAGCATCACCGCGTTGCTCTGGCCCATCAGTTGCATGATGACCAGGATGATGACGAGCAACAGCGGGAACAGCGACAGCGTGATGTACATCTCACCGAACAGTTCCAGCGTCTCCAGGGTTCGCTGTTGTTCCTCCTTGGTCGTCCGGAAGTGGAGGTCCTTCTTGTCTTCGAGGAAGTCGTTCATGCTCCCGCCGCTGTTGATGATCGAGAGCATGTCGGTGAGGAACTGCCCGAAGTCGTCGCTTGGCGTCTCGACCGACCGGTTCCGGATCGCGGTCCGGTAGTCCGTATCGAAGTACGTCGTCTCCTGCATGATGGTCCGGAACTCGCGGGCCACCTCGCCGTAGGTGTCCTCGGCCTCGGCCATCGCCTCCAGGATCTCCAGTTGGCTCATCCCGCCGACCGACAGCGCGTACATGTACGAGACGGCATCGGAGAGCAGCATGTCGATCTCCCGCCGGCGCTGTGCGGCCAGCGAGTAGGGGTAGGCCACGGCCGTACAGAACACCGACACCAGCCCGAGGAGGCCGAAGCCGAAACCGCTGAACAGGACCAGCAGCGGCACCCGCAGCGCCGCCAGCCAGGACTGGACTGTCTCGTTCGGGAGCCGGACCCCGAGCACCGTCCCGACATCGACGAGGCCGAGTTCGACGACCACGAGCGTGGCGACGCTGCCACATAGCCAGAGGGCGACCCCGACGGCGACCCCAAGCGCCAACGTCCCGGTGAGATACAGGTCGACAGCGACGTTGATCCGGGCCGCAGAGAGCGTCTCGTCCAGGTCGACGACGAACGCGCTGTCTTCGCTGAACAGCCAGTCGTAGAGGGGGTAGAACAGGTCCCGGAGCTGCTCGGAGTGGCGTCGGTAGCCGGCTACCGCCCCCTCACTCGTCCCGAGACTCATCCTCTCCCCCTTCGATCCGGGTCCTGCCGCCGTCGGTCGCCGCACCGTCGGCGTCGGCCCCCAGCGCTCCGATCGCCCGCTCGCCGTCGGTCGGTGCGACGATCAGTTCGCCGTCCCGGCCGACCGACGCGAGCGTCGAGACGAGACTGTCGGGCTGGGTCCCGCGGTACTCCGCGAGCAGCGTCTCTGCCGCCCGATCGAGGATCCGCTCGGTCTCCTCCCGGACCGCGTCGGTCGGTTCGGGCCGCGGGACGCTCTCTTCTTTGTGCTCGTCGACATCGATGACGACGCTCTCCATCGACTTGAGGTTCTCCAGGGAGGCTTTCAGCTGGCCGTTGGCGACCAGCGTCAACACCGTCTCGGGGTCCTTGATGAACGCCTGGACCGTCGCAGCGACCTGCGCGTAGTCGTTGAGTCCGTTGTGGATGAGGTACGCGAGGATCGTCCGGCGCTTGAACAGCTCCGTCTCCAGGCGCTGGTCGGACCAGCCCCGGTCGAAGGCGATCTCGTCGAGTTTCGACGACGGACCCAACTCGCGGAACGTGTCGGATTCCGGTTCCCACTGGAACACGTCCTGGACGCTGATCTCGTCGTTCTCGGAGTCGTAGTCGGTGATCTCGGTCAGGGTCTTGTTCCGGCGGACCTTGCGCCCGCGGATGCGGGTCTGGGTCTGGACCGAGACGAGATCCAGCGCCGTAAACAGCGTCTTCGAGACGTTGATCGGGTCGGTCGTGAACCGTTTTATTACCTCGCCGACCGAGTCGGCGTGGAACGTGGTGTAGGTGGTGTGGCCCGTCGACATCACCTGGAAGAGGGTCCGACCCTCCTCGCCCCGCACCTCGCCCATCACGATGTAGTCGGGGCGCTGGCGCAGTGCGGCCTCCAGCAGTTCGAACTCGCTGATGTCGCCGGTTCCGTCCTGGGTAAAGGA from Haloarcula pelagica carries:
- a CDS encoding DUF7261 family protein; its protein translation is MARVADRGQLLLAAAFGLAIVLVALALVVNSVVYTGTLATTDGVGSDERAATRYHHGAVTGTRGLIATVNDRSHASHATLTRNLSTGVTQWDALAGKQYALEGAATNATLSATTNETRIGQDDPTRALTDRSGAANWTVAASVPAIYRQRYTVSRSSLTAVPPGTDCRATGDCFAVVVDNGTDTWRLFAATSPSGTDIAVEIVDPNGATTTCSVAASTATIDLTNGTLAGTACPALDVTAALDGPYTITHRRGDRARGSYRLVVEGIVPAGTAFDNDDAPYARPGVAAVTVRVRYRTADLTYETDTRVLRGGLDG
- a CDS encoding DUF7287 family protein; its protein translation is MIDRGRGQTMLDFAVAVGLFLLTVAFVVAFVPQVTAPYQEQAHPAVAQRVAGGVADNLLAGDAPSVLDEDCTVAFFAQSGAAGCPFDTTAPLTEQVGVGPRHRLNLSLQRNVSGDATLEVLCGNGGAVGPCGTDPLRVGPAPPADRSLTTTRRAVAVGGTDAVLEVTVW
- a CDS encoding amphi-Trp domain-containing protein — protein: MPEEVLFKSERSQSRSEIATLLRTVADNLDAGESITLRAGGEEVTMDPPASPTFEVKAEREGPVDGPGELSVEFELEWDEDGGDGDSGSLEIE
- a CDS encoding DUF7266 family protein, with the protein product MADRGVSTALNYVLALAVVALLVSGLFVGMSGFAEERRDGAVRTELSVVGNRLATELGTAERLALTGDARTVRVGVALPARVSGTDYAVAISRTAPEQYVLVLRAPAADVSATVRLRSRVRVRPTTVGGGDLRVVYDGATDRLEVTDG
- a CDS encoding DUF7288 family protein, translating into MTTPRAQAFTLEAVIASLIVLGGLLFTFQVAGVTALGTSTASPQVSTQLSGVATGTLDAAAANGTISPTLRYWGDAPSGFHGAAAIEGYYVAAAPPTAFGALLERRLGDRNAAYNVGIAYVDADGVIRERPLVRSGTPTDDAVRAAVTVTLYDDDPLLFANGTATDDTLGNTSFYAPDASPSSHVYNVVRVEVVAWRV
- a CDS encoding DUF7119 family protein, which encodes MPERSDQPSTDRESPVGKPVIRGDPQFTGQHAHEAVEFDPDDPESLELAADVVGRFAQNTAGAADNVYILRGAAACAALVRGEGSYKAAAERAGDGATVSFIRKWSRVHDLPRSVRVQVAKGKIAPTAAKHIARVSGEARLLLAWAALDHDLTVRQIRTVASTVNEGASVADALAAEGYALGQMTVDIDVDAYCKLRRQAALDATDPGALASEAIESLLDGGP
- a CDS encoding DUF7289 family protein, coding for MADRGQSEAVGFATVFGIVLLTLTVVAAGGVAGLEDVRSHQQLSNTQRSFAVLADNADAVAAGAPSRATQMRLGGGTLAIGDTVEIAVSGTAVGNASRSFSHTETYEPLVYSLGDSQVGYSSGALVRAERDGAVLFREPAFVLTNETVLLPLLSTTHTDRTAVGGSSTLVRTVRTDRELVRANRSTYDVTVSVTSPRAAAWEDWLADRTATTCSRTGSTVTCTLRTQRLFVSVDHVAVSFG
- a CDS encoding type II secretion system F family protein, whose amino-acid sequence is MSLGTSEGAVAGYRRHSEQLRDLFYPLYDWLFSEDSAFVVDLDETLSAARINVAVDLYLTGTLALGVAVGVALWLCGSVATLVVVELGLVDVGTVLGVRLPNETVQSWLAALRVPLLVLFSGFGFGLLGLVSVFCTAVAYPYSLAAQRRREIDMLLSDAVSYMYALSVGGMSQLEILEAMAEAEDTYGEVAREFRTIMQETTYFDTDYRTAIRNRSVETPSDDFGQFLTDMLSIINSGGSMNDFLEDKKDLHFRTTKEEQQRTLETLELFGEMYITLSLFPLLLVIILVIMQLMGQSNAVMLFGTVYLLIPLTGVGFLVLVSTVKQDAVGSGYLEPDRGSTWVENDSATPLKLGLIRKFTGRYRVFDRIKHHQEIHETVKLLSGPHHFFRENPVYTLWVTGPVALAYLGFAILTGMVPVTWAGMVDQPVWSTVNYAYVPLFVTCLPLAVFREWNVRSRRAVLTNLSENLRKLASANATGLTLTESIRMVAETSSDRLAAEFGTIYAKSRYGMDLTDSLIVFNNKYHIPRLARTVTLVSKAYETSNEISTVLSTAAQATEAQDDIARERKSRSRMQVAVILMTFLTLLGVMAILKTQFIDVMAKLTEQTGGAASQTGFGGAIDLGELSLLFFHAVTIQAILSGLICGYIRDASVLSGVKYVVGLLSLALTVWVMVG